From Gemmatimonadales bacterium, a single genomic window includes:
- the rbfA gene encoding 30S ribosome-binding factor RbfA, giving the protein MNRTPGRRPQRVAEAIREAVAEFLTAEARDPRIGLVTVTGVKVTADLKRAVVRVMAHGDEEAKERSRRALTHAAGAMRHAIGERLRLRTVPEVVFELDRESERASRIDALLAQLRAAGDEHA; this is encoded by the coding sequence ATGAACCGCACCCCCGGGCGCCGCCCGCAGCGCGTGGCCGAAGCGATCCGCGAGGCCGTCGCCGAGTTCCTCACCGCCGAGGCGCGGGACCCGCGCATCGGGCTGGTGACGGTGACGGGCGTGAAGGTGACGGCCGACCTCAAGCGGGCAGTGGTGCGGGTGATGGCGCACGGCGACGAGGAGGCGAAAGAGCGCAGCCGCCGCGCCCTGACCCACGCCGCCGGCGCGATGCGCCACGCCATCGGCGAGCGGCTGCGGCTGAGGACGGTGCCCGAGGTCGTCTTCGAGCTCGACCGGGAGTCGGAGCGCGCCTCGCGCATCGACGCGCTGCTGGCGCAGCTGCGCGCGGCCGGGGACGAGCACG
- a CDS encoding DUF503 domain-containing protein, producing the protein MVVAVRSWELTLAGCQSLKDKRRIVKSLKDRLHRQFNVSAAEVDHQDAWQRAALACSVVTTDRRHAEEVLGSCDRLIAGEPLAYIVSTEISFA; encoded by the coding sequence GTGGTCGTCGCCGTCCGGTCGTGGGAGCTGACGCTGGCCGGCTGCCAGTCGCTCAAGGACAAGCGGCGGATCGTGAAGAGCCTGAAGGACCGCCTGCACCGGCAGTTCAACGTCTCGGCCGCCGAGGTGGACCACCAGGACGCCTGGCAGCGCGCCGCCCTGGCCTGCAGCGTGGTCACCACCGACCGGCGGCACGCCGAGGAAGTGCTCGGCTCCTGCGACCGGCTGATCGCCGGCGAGCCCCTGGCGTACATCGTCTCCACCGAGATCTCGTTCGCATGA
- a CDS encoding polyphenol oxidase family protein, with protein sequence MTHASFAPPARSGGDASATTATRPQDPEADRPEARLVAEVALADPIVPRAELEEWRARFGLVAGLTVRGGNGGFSLGLQTEEPVGRVMGRWRAFLHGVRPAFPALQMARQAHTATVVWHEGVAPGWHVMDDVDGHATAQPGLLLAVTIADCVPVYLAAPGGTAFALLHAGWRGVAAGILERGVGMLAGRAGVGAADLALHLGVAICGGCYEVGPEVVLAIEGRRTRRPVQLDLRDALAARAAKLGIRDVSRSPHCTACSRDRFFSHRGSDGRDGRMVAYLGRPQA encoded by the coding sequence GTGACTCACGCCTCATTCGCGCCGCCCGCACGATCCGGCGGTGACGCGAGTGCCACCACGGCGACGAGACCGCAGGACCCGGAGGCCGACCGGCCGGAAGCCCGGCTGGTCGCGGAGGTCGCGCTCGCCGACCCGATCGTGCCGCGCGCGGAGCTGGAGGAGTGGCGCGCGCGCTTCGGCCTCGTGGCGGGCCTCACGGTGCGGGGCGGCAACGGCGGGTTCTCGCTGGGCCTGCAGACGGAGGAGCCCGTCGGCCGGGTGATGGGCCGGTGGCGCGCCTTCCTCCACGGCGTGCGGCCGGCGTTTCCCGCGCTCCAGATGGCGCGGCAGGCGCACACGGCCACGGTCGTATGGCACGAGGGCGTCGCCCCGGGCTGGCACGTGATGGACGACGTGGACGGGCACGCGACGGCGCAGCCGGGCCTGCTGCTCGCCGTCACCATCGCCGACTGCGTCCCGGTCTACCTCGCGGCGCCCGGCGGGACGGCGTTCGCCCTGCTGCACGCCGGATGGCGTGGCGTCGCGGCCGGCATCCTGGAGCGCGGCGTCGGCATGCTGGCGGGCCGCGCGGGGGTGGGCGCCGCCGACCTCGCGCTGCACCTCGGCGTGGCGATCTGCGGCGGGTGCTACGAGGTCGGGCCCGAGGTCGTGCTGGCCATCGAGGGCCGCCGCACCCGGCGCCCGGTGCAGCTCGACCTGCGCGATGCGCTGGCGGCGCGGGCCGCGAAGCTGGGGATTCGCGACGTGAGCCGCTCGCCCCACTGCACGGCCTGCTCGCGCGACCGGTTCTTCTCGCACCGCGGCTCGGACGGGCGCGACGGCCGGATGGTGGCCTACCTGGGCAGACCGCAGGCCTGA
- the rimP gene encoding ribosome maturation factor RimP, with the protein MLLPSDLQRALAERVAALGFEVVECRVGGARRRPLIQLRIDRPDAGAARGITVGECAEVSRALEPWLDAEGVGEGRYVLEVSSPGLERPLRRPDEWRRFLGHGVEILVPALNGRFQVRALEVIDGPDGSSVVLEFPGGVRRTLKLAEIKEARLAFEW; encoded by the coding sequence GTGTTGCTGCCATCCGACCTCCAACGCGCCCTGGCCGAACGGGTCGCTGCGCTGGGCTTCGAGGTCGTCGAGTGCCGGGTGGGCGGCGCCCGTCGGCGGCCGCTCATCCAGCTCCGGATCGACCGGCCCGACGCGGGAGCGGCCCGCGGGATCACGGTGGGCGAGTGTGCGGAAGTGAGCCGCGCGCTCGAGCCGTGGCTTGACGCCGAGGGCGTCGGGGAAGGGCGGTACGTGCTGGAGGTGTCGTCCCCGGGGCTCGAGCGGCCGCTCCGGCGGCCGGACGAGTGGCGGCGGTTCCTGGGTCACGGCGTCGAGATCCTGGTGCCGGCCCTGAACGGGCGGTTCCAGGTGAGGGCCCTCGAGGTGATCGACGGGCCGGACGGGTCGAGCGTGGTGCTGGAGTTTCCCGGCGGCGTGCGGCGCACGCTGAAGCTGGCGGAGATCAAAGAGGCGCGCCTGGCGTTCGAATGGTAG
- the infB gene encoding translation initiation factor IF-2, with amino-acid sequence MHDLAAEFGIASDELIKLLREMDIFVRSHLSALEEDKVARVRTRWEREKRKEKQPAPAKGRRRAPAKAKAVEAPAPKAAEEPRQKRRRRTAAEVAAQEAEAAAQAAAEAAAREPEVGTLFVEEVAEEPALHVSELFPPELAPPEAPEEEEEGPAELFMPAAAAPSAPAGTAPVEAAPPSAFVPPAVPVTVSAGAGAAPPSGAPPRERMGHIPTPVGRPISARPKPVASAVPGAGAPPPRPVASAAPGGVIEDRRRDKKKRKKGKKWTVDQEAVAENVARTLATIRGPARKGVRRRDDEPSFRDLEAQRVAEEKEKEKTLVRVNEFISVAELAEILKVPASQIVAFAFKELGMMVTVNQRLDFDQIELICSEYGFQAVREEEYAAAAAVEQAPEPEETLHPRPPIVTVMGHVDHGKTSLLDFIRKTNVIAGEAGGITQHIGAYNVLLPNGRRVTFLDTPGHQAFTAMRARGAQVTDLVVLVVAADDQVMPQTIEAISHAKNAGVPLVVAINKIDLPTANVDKVKRDLLQQGVVLEDFGGQTLATPISAKKGTNVDKLLEQILLQSDLLDLKANPDKPAAGTVLEASLDPGKGPLATVLVTAGSLRVGDAFICGMYSGVVRAMFDERGNLVKEAGPATPVQVLGFQGVPEAGDSFAVVADSGQARETAQKRQRLDREAQHRRGSRAGVSLEEFFQKKDEAAGAALRIIIKADQGGPAEALADALSQLSTAEVKVEVVHRGVGAINESDVLLAKAAQAIIIGFHVRPDSNARSAAEKEHVDIRAYRIIYEAVDDVKAALEGLLKPEQKEVVVGEAEVRQLFKISGVGTIAGCYVRNGMIQRGTKARVIRDAVVVYTGGFSSLRRFKDDVKEVKDGLECGIGIENFNDLKVGDVIEAFRIESVARSLETAGTARVE; translated from the coding sequence GTGCACGATCTGGCCGCCGAGTTCGGCATCGCCAGCGACGAGCTGATCAAGTTGCTCCGCGAGATGGACATCTTCGTCCGGAGCCACCTGAGCGCCCTGGAGGAAGACAAGGTCGCGCGGGTGCGCACGCGGTGGGAGCGGGAGAAGCGGAAGGAGAAGCAGCCCGCGCCGGCGAAGGGCCGCCGCCGGGCCCCGGCGAAGGCCAAGGCCGTCGAGGCGCCCGCGCCGAAGGCCGCGGAGGAGCCGCGCCAGAAGCGCCGCCGCCGCACCGCGGCCGAGGTCGCCGCGCAGGAGGCCGAGGCCGCCGCGCAGGCCGCGGCGGAGGCCGCCGCCCGCGAGCCCGAGGTGGGCACGCTGTTCGTCGAGGAAGTGGCGGAAGAGCCGGCCCTGCACGTCTCGGAGCTGTTCCCGCCCGAGCTGGCGCCGCCCGAAGCGCCCGAAGAGGAAGAGGAGGGGCCGGCCGAGCTGTTCATGCCGGCCGCCGCCGCGCCCTCGGCGCCGGCCGGCACGGCGCCGGTCGAGGCCGCGCCGCCGTCCGCCTTCGTTCCGCCGGCGGTGCCGGTGACCGTGAGCGCCGGGGCGGGTGCGGCGCCGCCGTCGGGCGCGCCCCCGCGCGAGCGCATGGGGCACATCCCGACCCCGGTGGGCCGTCCCATCTCGGCCCGGCCGAAGCCCGTGGCGTCGGCCGTCCCCGGCGCCGGCGCGCCGCCGCCGCGCCCCGTCGCGTCGGCCGCGCCGGGCGGCGTCATCGAGGACCGGCGCCGCGACAAGAAGAAGCGGAAGAAGGGCAAGAAGTGGACGGTGGACCAGGAGGCGGTGGCCGAGAACGTGGCGCGCACCCTGGCCACGATCCGCGGGCCGGCGCGGAAGGGCGTGCGGCGCCGCGACGACGAGCCGAGCTTCCGGGACCTCGAGGCGCAGCGCGTCGCCGAGGAGAAGGAGAAGGAGAAGACCCTCGTCCGGGTCAACGAGTTCATCTCGGTGGCCGAGCTGGCGGAGATCCTGAAGGTGCCGGCGTCGCAGATCGTCGCCTTCGCCTTCAAGGAGCTGGGGATGATGGTCACCGTCAACCAGCGGCTGGACTTCGACCAGATCGAGCTGATCTGCTCGGAGTACGGCTTCCAGGCGGTGCGCGAGGAGGAGTACGCCGCCGCCGCCGCGGTCGAGCAGGCGCCGGAGCCGGAGGAGACCCTCCACCCGCGGCCGCCGATCGTGACCGTGATGGGCCACGTGGACCACGGCAAGACGTCGCTGCTCGACTTCATCCGCAAGACCAACGTCATCGCGGGCGAGGCGGGCGGCATCACGCAGCACATCGGCGCGTACAACGTGCTGCTGCCGAACGGCCGCCGGGTCACGTTCCTCGACACCCCGGGGCACCAGGCCTTCACCGCGATGCGCGCCCGCGGCGCGCAGGTCACCGACCTGGTGGTGCTGGTGGTGGCGGCGGACGACCAGGTGATGCCGCAGACCATCGAGGCGATCAGCCACGCCAAGAACGCCGGCGTCCCGCTGGTGGTGGCGATCAACAAGATCGACCTGCCCACGGCCAACGTGGACAAGGTCAAGCGCGACCTGCTGCAGCAGGGGGTGGTCCTCGAGGACTTCGGCGGCCAGACGCTGGCCACGCCGATCTCCGCCAAGAAGGGCACCAACGTGGACAAGCTGCTGGAGCAGATCCTGCTCCAGTCCGATCTGCTGGACCTCAAGGCCAACCCGGACAAGCCCGCCGCGGGCACCGTGCTGGAGGCCTCCCTCGATCCGGGCAAGGGGCCGCTCGCCACCGTGCTGGTGACGGCGGGCAGCCTGAGGGTCGGCGACGCCTTCATCTGCGGCATGTACTCGGGCGTGGTGCGCGCGATGTTCGACGAGCGCGGCAATCTGGTGAAGGAGGCGGGCCCCGCCACGCCGGTGCAGGTGCTCGGCTTCCAGGGGGTCCCGGAGGCCGGCGACTCGTTCGCCGTGGTGGCGGACAGCGGCCAGGCGCGCGAGACGGCGCAGAAGCGGCAGCGGCTGGACCGCGAAGCGCAGCACCGGCGCGGCAGCCGGGCCGGGGTGTCGCTGGAGGAGTTCTTCCAGAAGAAGGACGAGGCGGCCGGGGCCGCGCTCCGCATCATCATCAAGGCGGACCAGGGCGGACCGGCCGAGGCCCTGGCCGACGCGCTGTCGCAGCTTTCGACGGCGGAGGTCAAGGTCGAGGTGGTGCACCGCGGCGTCGGGGCCATCAACGAGTCCGACGTGCTCCTGGCCAAGGCGGCCCAGGCCATCATCATCGGCTTCCACGTGCGGCCCGACTCGAACGCGCGCAGCGCGGCCGAGAAGGAGCACGTGGACATCCGCGCCTACCGCATCATCTACGAGGCGGTGGACGACGTGAAGGCGGCGCTGGAAGGCCTGCTCAAGCCGGAGCAGAAGGAAGTGGTGGTGGGCGAGGCGGAAGTGCGCCAGCTGTTCAAGATCTCGGGCGTCGGGACGATCGCCGGCTGCTACGTCCGGAACGGGATGATCCAGCGGGGCACCAAGGCGCGGGTGATCCGCGACGCCGTGGTGGTCTACACCGGCGGTTTCTCGTCGCTGCGCCGCTTCAAGGACGACGTGAAGGAAGTCAAGGACGGGCTGGAGTGCGGCATCGGCATCGAGAACTTCAACGACCTCAAGGTCGGGGACGTGATCGAGGCGTTCCGCATCGAGAGCGTGGCGCGCAGCCTCGAGACGGCGGGAACGGCCCGGGTCGAGTAG
- the nusA gene encoding transcription termination factor NusA, producing the protein MSGTEVLSAFKELASLKQLDRNELRDLIRDGVLAALTKKYGPNVRADIGLDDMSGQIRITVLREVVEAVEDPSRQVSLEEARWNDPDFQVGDVLEEDVDFAEFGRNAVQAAKQRIIQRVREGERARIREEFADRVGELLSGEVQQIERGKIVVMLNKFREAEAIIPYREQNHREHFHQGDTIRAVLKKLEETPKGPRLILSRGDPLFVKALFKLEVPEIQQGIVDIRATAREVGSRTKIAVFSRDDGIDPVGACVGLKGSRVQAVVNELGGERIDIVPWSPDPERFARLALAPARVARVFSDPETKTIQAIVDEDQLSLAIGRNGQNVRLASELTGWKIDLYSSREWLERGGERPLFAPLPPAPTEEGEDVASVPLAELGGITQDLLAVLDGAGYRTFSDILDLEPEEVRAIPGMAPEMADRLLALIDELTTTDESGSAASAEAAPQEAPAETGGAPEPEAPASPDAPPSE; encoded by the coding sequence ATGAGCGGCACCGAAGTCCTGTCGGCGTTCAAGGAGCTCGCCTCGCTGAAGCAGCTCGACCGCAACGAGCTGCGGGACCTGATTCGCGACGGCGTGCTGGCGGCGCTGACCAAGAAGTACGGCCCCAACGTGCGGGCCGACATCGGCCTCGACGACATGTCGGGGCAGATCCGCATCACCGTGCTGCGCGAGGTGGTGGAGGCGGTGGAGGACCCGAGCCGCCAGGTCTCCCTGGAGGAGGCCCGCTGGAACGATCCGGACTTCCAGGTCGGCGACGTGCTCGAGGAGGACGTCGACTTCGCGGAGTTCGGGCGCAACGCGGTGCAGGCGGCCAAGCAGCGCATCATCCAGCGGGTGCGGGAGGGGGAGCGGGCCCGGATCCGCGAGGAGTTCGCGGATCGCGTGGGCGAGCTGCTGTCGGGCGAGGTGCAGCAGATCGAGCGCGGCAAGATCGTGGTGATGCTGAACAAGTTCCGCGAGGCGGAGGCGATCATCCCCTACCGCGAGCAGAACCACCGCGAGCATTTCCACCAGGGCGACACGATCCGCGCGGTCCTCAAGAAGCTCGAGGAGACGCCGAAAGGCCCGCGCCTCATCCTGTCGCGCGGCGATCCGCTGTTCGTGAAGGCGCTGTTCAAGCTGGAGGTGCCGGAGATCCAGCAGGGCATCGTGGACATCCGGGCCACCGCCCGCGAGGTGGGCAGCCGCACCAAGATCGCGGTGTTCAGCCGCGACGACGGCATCGACCCGGTGGGCGCCTGCGTGGGCCTGAAGGGCAGCCGGGTGCAGGCGGTGGTGAACGAGCTGGGCGGCGAGCGGATCGACATCGTGCCGTGGAGTCCCGACCCCGAGCGGTTCGCCCGGCTGGCCCTGGCGCCGGCCCGGGTGGCGCGCGTGTTCTCCGATCCCGAGACCAAGACGATCCAGGCGATCGTGGACGAGGACCAGCTGAGTCTGGCGATCGGCCGGAACGGGCAGAACGTCCGGCTCGCCTCGGAGCTCACGGGCTGGAAGATCGACCTCTACTCGAGCCGCGAGTGGCTGGAGCGCGGCGGCGAGCGGCCGCTGTTCGCCCCGCTGCCGCCGGCGCCGACGGAGGAGGGCGAGGACGTCGCGTCGGTGCCGTTGGCCGAGCTGGGCGGGATCACGCAAGACCTGCTGGCCGTGCTGGACGGTGCCGGCTACCGCACCTTCTCCGACATCCTCGACCTCGAGCCGGAGGAAGTGCGGGCGATCCCGGGCATGGCGCCGGAGATGGCCGACCGGCTGCTGGCGCTGATCGACGAGCTGACCACGACCGACGAGTCGGGCTCGGCCGCGAGCGCCGAAGCCGCGCCGCAGGAGGCGCCGGCGGAGACCGGTGGCGCGCCGGAGCCCGAGGCGCCGGCGTCGCCCGACGCGCCGCCGTCGGAGTGA
- the murA gene encoding UDP-N-acetylglucosamine 1-carboxyvinyltransferase codes for MAPFFVVEGGHRLSGTVRPAGNKNAALPILAATLLADGPCTLENVPRIRDVETMLELLVAQGVTAAWEGEHTLALDARHAKATDPDPALCGKIRASVLLAGPLLARFGRVRLPPPGGDVIGRRRIDTHLLALQRLGAEVSVGASFDFEAKQLVGAEVFLDEASVTGTENALMAAVAARGRTVLRNAASEPHVQDLGHFLVALGARIEGIGTNTVTVEGGAVLKGARFAIGPDHIEVGSFVGLAAVTNSALTIEGVRAEDLRATLMGFERLGVAPRLDGDRLIVAAGQARRIQDDLGGHVSKLEDGPWPAFPADLMSIALVTATQCEGLLLLFEKMFESRLFFVDKLIGMGARIVLCDPHRAVVAGPSALHAGTVESPDIRAGMAILLAALAAEGTSTIHNVGQIERGYERIHERLTALGAVIERRER; via the coding sequence ATGGCTCCCTTCTTCGTCGTCGAAGGCGGGCACCGTCTCTCCGGGACGGTCCGGCCCGCGGGCAACAAGAACGCCGCCCTGCCGATCCTCGCCGCTACGCTCCTGGCGGACGGGCCCTGCACCCTCGAGAACGTGCCGCGCATCCGCGACGTCGAGACGATGCTCGAGCTGCTGGTCGCGCAGGGCGTCACGGCCGCCTGGGAAGGCGAGCACACGCTCGCCCTCGACGCGCGCCACGCGAAGGCCACCGACCCGGATCCGGCGCTGTGCGGGAAGATCCGTGCGTCGGTGCTGCTCGCGGGTCCGCTGCTGGCGCGGTTCGGCCGGGTGCGGCTGCCGCCGCCCGGCGGCGACGTGATCGGCCGGCGGCGGATCGACACCCACCTGCTCGCGCTGCAGCGCCTGGGGGCGGAGGTCTCGGTGGGCGCGAGCTTCGACTTCGAGGCCAAGCAGCTGGTGGGCGCCGAGGTGTTCCTCGACGAGGCGAGCGTCACCGGGACCGAGAACGCGCTGATGGCCGCGGTCGCGGCCCGGGGCCGCACGGTGCTGCGCAACGCCGCCTCGGAGCCGCACGTGCAGGACCTGGGGCACTTCCTCGTCGCGCTCGGCGCGCGGATCGAGGGCATCGGCACCAACACGGTCACGGTCGAGGGCGGGGCTGTCCTGAAGGGCGCGCGGTTCGCGATCGGCCCCGACCACATCGAGGTCGGCTCGTTCGTCGGGTTGGCGGCGGTCACGAACTCCGCGCTCACCATCGAGGGCGTGCGCGCCGAGGACCTGCGCGCCACCCTGATGGGCTTCGAGCGGCTCGGGGTCGCGCCGCGGCTGGACGGCGACCGGCTGATCGTGGCGGCCGGCCAGGCGCGGCGCATCCAGGACGACCTCGGCGGCCACGTCTCCAAGCTGGAAGACGGGCCGTGGCCCGCCTTCCCGGCGGACCTGATGAGCATCGCCCTGGTCACGGCCACGCAGTGCGAGGGCCTGCTGCTGCTGTTCGAGAAGATGTTCGAGTCTCGCCTGTTCTTCGTGGACAAGCTCATCGGGATGGGTGCGCGGATCGTGCTGTGCGATCCGCACCGCGCCGTGGTCGCCGGACCGTCGGCGCTGCACGCCGGCACGGTCGAGAGCCCGGACATCCGGGCGGGGATGGCGATCCTGCTGGCCGCGCTGGCGGCCGAGGGGACCAGCACCATCCACAACGTGGGGCAGATCGAACGCGGGTACGAGCGGATCCACGAGCGGCTCACCGCGCTCGGCGCGGTGATCGAGCGCCGCGAGCGGTGA
- a CDS encoding tetratricopeptide repeat protein — MSHPNIGFLLAAVAALVVARAAAAQCPDGTPAPCGPGRAALPRIQVLDLQPEDSAYAYIASGIAADVQAALLASHAVVVVGPRASRASADYVLAGSARRAGEGVVVRCRLERARTGRIVWTTRLGRAPRDLPALGLALATDALRAIGIRTTPGPAAAQADPGSYDLVMRVRYLVSRRTEPAMTRALGLAREAIARDSMSALAWAGLADALDWAMVWRFRIAGLSAESTLAVALAATERAAELAPSDRRVRLLQAEIGQRVDPTDRTASIRAYRAILAADSLDADAWQRLAMNLLETNQHAAAVAAYHRAVALDPGDAEKLTYLGFALFVSRQFDSAAAWCARAVAADPTYMLARAQSGQVALWRGRLDEAQAQFEAADRLLLSTQDRPGLMELARVLVVRGDTAGARAYVRAAEAAADSVRPGVHLAAALGDAYLAVGDTARAFWWLERYRPRRDAHFQLHLRDEPAFDGVRRDPRFLALVAP, encoded by the coding sequence GTGTCCCACCCGAACATCGGCTTCCTCCTCGCCGCGGTCGCGGCGCTGGTCGTCGCGCGCGCGGCCGCCGCCCAGTGTCCCGACGGCACGCCGGCGCCGTGCGGCCCCGGACGCGCCGCGCTGCCGCGCATCCAGGTGCTGGATCTCCAGCCGGAGGACAGCGCGTACGCCTACATCGCGAGCGGGATCGCGGCGGACGTGCAGGCGGCGCTCCTCGCCTCCCACGCGGTCGTGGTCGTGGGTCCGCGCGCCAGCCGCGCGTCGGCCGACTACGTGCTCGCGGGCAGTGCGCGGCGCGCCGGCGAGGGCGTGGTCGTCCGGTGCCGCCTCGAGCGCGCGCGCACGGGCCGCATCGTCTGGACGACGCGGCTGGGGCGGGCGCCGCGCGATCTGCCCGCTCTCGGGCTCGCTCTGGCGACCGATGCGCTGCGCGCGATCGGCATCCGGACGACGCCGGGCCCCGCTGCGGCGCAGGCCGATCCGGGCAGCTACGACCTCGTCATGCGGGTGCGATACCTCGTGTCCCGGCGGACCGAGCCCGCGATGACCCGGGCCCTCGGCCTCGCGCGGGAGGCGATCGCCCGCGACTCGATGTCGGCGCTCGCCTGGGCCGGCCTCGCCGACGCGCTCGACTGGGCCATGGTCTGGCGATTCCGGATCGCGGGGTTGAGCGCCGAGAGCACGCTGGCGGTCGCGCTGGCCGCGACCGAGCGCGCCGCGGAGCTCGCGCCGTCGGACCGCCGGGTGCGGCTGCTCCAGGCCGAGATCGGCCAGCGCGTGGATCCCACGGATCGCACGGCCTCGATCCGTGCCTACCGCGCGATACTCGCCGCGGATTCGCTGGACGCCGACGCGTGGCAGCGGCTCGCGATGAACCTCCTGGAGACGAACCAGCACGCGGCGGCCGTGGCGGCGTACCATCGCGCGGTCGCCCTGGATCCGGGGGACGCGGAGAAGCTCACCTACCTCGGGTTCGCGCTCTTCGTGAGTCGCCAGTTCGACTCGGCGGCCGCCTGGTGTGCCCGCGCCGTCGCGGCCGACCCGACCTACATGCTGGCCCGCGCCCAGAGCGGGCAGGTGGCGCTGTGGCGCGGCCGGCTCGACGAGGCGCAGGCCCAGTTCGAGGCCGCCGACCGGTTGCTGCTCTCGACGCAGGACCGGCCCGGCCTGATGGAGCTGGCGCGCGTGCTGGTGGTGCGGGGCGACACCGCCGGCGCGCGCGCCTACGTCCGCGCCGCCGAGGCGGCGGCCGACTCCGTGCGGCCGGGTGTGCACCTCGCCGCGGCGCTCGGCGACGCCTATCTTGCCGTCGGCGACACAGCCCGCGCGTTCTGGTGGCTGGAGCGCTACCGGCCGCGGCGCGACGCGCATTTCCAGCTGCACCTGCGCGACGAGCCGGCGTTCGACGGCGTCCGGCGGGACCCGAGGTTCCTGGCGCTGGTGGCCCCGTAG
- a CDS encoding ribosomal L7Ae/L30e/S12e/Gadd45 family protein — translation MTDAARTALGLLGLGARARRLAIGVDAAREALRRGVAEAVVLPNDASARARERLESLAGHRAVTVLIGPDADALGKALGHPPVHGVAVLDRQLARGLKAYLKVDDRGERVGK, via the coding sequence GTGACCGACGCGGCGCGGACCGCCCTCGGCCTGCTGGGGCTCGGCGCGCGGGCGCGCCGCCTGGCGATCGGGGTGGACGCCGCGCGGGAAGCGCTGCGGCGGGGCGTGGCGGAGGCGGTGGTGTTGCCGAACGACGCCAGCGCGCGGGCGCGCGAGCGGCTCGAGTCGCTGGCCGGACACCGGGCCGTGACGGTGCTGATCGGGCCGGATGCCGACGCGCTCGGCAAGGCGCTGGGCCACCCGCCGGTGCACGGGGTCGCCGTGCTCGACCGGCAGCTGGCGCGGGGGCTGAAGGCGTATCTGAAGGTGGATGACCGAGGGGAGAGAGTCGGCAAATGA